In Thermospira aquatica, the following proteins share a genomic window:
- a CDS encoding glycosyltransferase has protein sequence MKSCLFFLSYPWSVDDGGGKTHAKQTIHALQNLGVDTKPFDWTQENGEDFSHILVFGFSLHTPEIFRQLKRRYNSKIVVIPIFDRPQSRLTMKISHTMGLLFPLDNVAKRRKELLTIADKIMVNNTLEKHDFMHIFGIPKEKIIVNHLGLPLDLPDLYREIQPALFQQFSGLTNYIFFPAANVTERKNQLFLLCALKDTSFPLVLTGTENIQPSLKKDFDRLIATRKNTFCYGRLERNMLISAYKGATAVVQPSRFETAGIVAMEAVYCGAPTVVSDIPVFREYLGDAAIYLPFHPRQWKETLHFLYEGRFPLPAKRSQEEFYEKHNWTTYAKNLIETFQGIK, from the coding sequence ATGAAATCATGCCTTTTCTTTCTTTCGTACCCCTGGTCAGTGGATGATGGCGGTGGCAAGACCCACGCCAAACAAACCATCCACGCCCTTCAAAACCTCGGTGTTGATACCAAACCCTTTGACTGGACCCAAGAAAACGGCGAAGATTTCTCTCATATTCTTGTCTTTGGATTTTCCCTCCATACCCCTGAGATCTTTCGACAATTAAAAAGAAGATATAACAGCAAAATTGTCGTTATTCCTATCTTTGACCGCCCCCAGAGCAGGCTTACTATGAAAATTTCTCACACCATGGGACTTCTTTTCCCCTTAGACAATGTAGCAAAAAGAAGAAAAGAACTCCTTACTATAGCCGATAAAATCATGGTAAACAATACCCTCGAAAAACATGATTTCATGCATATCTTTGGCATTCCTAAAGAGAAGATTATTGTCAATCACCTTGGTCTGCCCCTGGATCTTCCTGATCTTTATAGAGAAATCCAGCCAGCACTTTTCCAGCAGTTTTCAGGACTCACAAACTACATTTTTTTCCCCGCAGCAAACGTGACAGAGCGCAAAAACCAGCTCTTCCTCCTTTGCGCCCTCAAAGATACCTCTTTTCCCCTTGTCTTAACCGGAACAGAAAACATACAACCATCTCTCAAAAAAGATTTTGATCGCCTTATCGCCACACGAAAAAACACCTTCTGTTACGGACGCCTCGAGAGAAACATGCTCATCTCAGCCTACAAAGGGGCCACGGCAGTGGTCCAGCCTTCCCGATTTGAAACCGCCGGCATCGTGGCTATGGAAGCAGTCTACTGTGGAGCCCCTACCGTGGTCTCCGACATACCCGTATTTCGCGAGTATCTTGGAGACGCAGCCATTTACCTCCCTTTTCATCCTCGCCAATGGAAAGAAACCCTCCACTTCCTCTACGAGGGAAGATTCCCCCTTCCCGCAAAAAGATCACAGGAAGAATTCTACGAAAAACACAACTGGACAACGTATGCAAAAAATCTTATCGAAACTTTTCAAGGGATAAAGTAA
- a CDS encoding glycosyltransferase has product MRILYIWHAAVEPGFRRLLDTMSKEADVSLTLVTAHRWTESGRDQHWDNHTPSSYPAYGLLVAFRNHIRSFFFVNKFSIMRILLKTKPDIIYIKEEPYSLAAFQWVLFARIFSRKSRILIESDENLVLRQPLPYHWIERFVLHAIDGIACVPTDGIELYKAKGFQKKIYKTSYFVNETLFLPLEKKEASSYFPEVDTSLPAIGYVGRITEEKGIDTLLEAAKSLLSAGYRFHLYLLGSVNLSFQPTLATLLSDPLLENTVHLLKARPMEHLVYFYNLMDAIVLPSKTTSWWKEQFGRVIVESQACGTPVIGSSSGEIPHVVGDPSFVFEENNATALAEIMKKIVSQEISKPQISQKLRTLALSRFSLSSVARQKLAMMKDILTSPPASREKGR; this is encoded by the coding sequence ATGAGAATTCTGTATATCTGGCATGCCGCGGTAGAACCAGGTTTTCGTAGACTCCTCGATACCATGAGCAAAGAGGCAGACGTTTCTCTCACCCTGGTCACCGCTCACCGCTGGACAGAAAGCGGTCGAGACCAACACTGGGACAACCACACCCCATCATCCTACCCTGCCTACGGACTTCTTGTTGCCTTTCGTAACCATATACGAAGCTTTTTCTTCGTGAATAAATTTTCCATCATGCGTATTCTTCTCAAGACAAAGCCTGATATCATTTACATCAAAGAAGAGCCCTACTCCCTTGCAGCCTTCCAGTGGGTGCTTTTTGCCCGTATCTTTTCAAGAAAAAGCCGCATCCTTATTGAAAGCGATGAAAATCTCGTTCTCCGACAACCTCTCCCTTATCACTGGATAGAACGCTTTGTGCTTCATGCTATCGACGGCATAGCCTGTGTCCCCACCGATGGTATAGAACTCTACAAAGCAAAAGGCTTTCAAAAAAAAATCTACAAAACCTCTTATTTTGTCAATGAAACCCTTTTCCTCCCCCTGGAAAAAAAAGAAGCCTCTTCCTATTTCCCTGAGGTTGACACCTCCCTTCCTGCCATAGGATACGTCGGGAGAATCACCGAAGAAAAGGGCATTGATACCCTCCTCGAAGCCGCCAAATCTCTGCTCTCTGCCGGGTACCGTTTTCATCTCTACCTTCTCGGTTCAGTGAACCTCTCCTTCCAGCCCACCCTCGCGACTCTCCTTTCTGATCCCCTCCTGGAAAATACTGTCCATCTTCTCAAAGCACGCCCAATGGAACATTTAGTGTATTTTTACAACCTCATGGACGCCATTGTTCTCCCCTCCAAAACCACCTCCTGGTGGAAAGAGCAGTTCGGCCGTGTCATTGTCGAGAGTCAGGCTTGCGGCACCCCTGTCATTGGCTCATCCTCAGGTGAAATCCCCCATGTTGTTGGAGATCCCTCCTTCGTTTTCGAAGAAAACAATGCCACAGCCCTCGCAGAGATCATGAAAAAAATCGTTTCTCAAGAGATTTCCAAACCGCAAATCTCCCAGAAGCTAAGAACACTCGCGCTCTCTCGTTTCTCCCTTTCCAGTGTTGCCAGGCAAAAGCTTGCGATGATGAAGGATATCCTTACTTCCCCACCAGCATCGAGAGAAAAAGGAAGGTAA
- a CDS encoding IS1595 family transposase — translation MEKDFFTLSENESYQILEKALWPEGPIYPRCKAKAHLLSCRLVYQCPKCGRQFSLKSQSIMRKSHLSPKIWLSAMFLVCQDCGINAVKLSKLLHISYKASWLLLQKLRSLMRLTTRHHTKSLQKLVKTFFFLSGIKRRQRKNFSPMQVVELDADDTPSKLHIHLVDDVSSDWLSDFFGKLFRHTSVEKRTPWLSHLNDGLKNLLEDVYHYGCRKHMQRYLDEFCFRFNIEGASQRFEELLRRLGKRRQLLPWKKLVTEPLILPIWA, via the coding sequence ATGGAAAAGGATTTTTTCACACTCTCAGAAAACGAATCTTACCAGATTCTCGAAAAAGCCCTCTGGCCAGAGGGACCTATTTACCCAAGGTGTAAGGCAAAGGCTCACCTTCTCTCGTGCCGGCTCGTGTATCAGTGCCCCAAGTGTGGCAGACAATTTTCCTTAAAAAGCCAGTCCATCATGCGAAAAAGTCACCTCTCGCCAAAAATCTGGCTTTCTGCCATGTTTCTTGTCTGCCAGGATTGTGGCATAAACGCCGTCAAACTCTCGAAACTTCTTCATATCAGCTACAAGGCAAGCTGGCTTCTTCTTCAAAAACTGCGAAGCCTTATGCGGCTTACCACTCGCCATCACACGAAATCCCTCCAAAAGCTTGTCAAAACCTTTTTCTTTCTCTCCGGCATCAAACGCCGCCAAAGAAAAAACTTTTCCCCCATGCAGGTTGTCGAACTTGATGCGGATGATACCCCTTCTAAACTTCACATTCACCTTGTGGATGATGTGAGTAGCGATTGGCTTTCAGACTTTTTTGGCAAGCTTTTCCGCCACACCTCGGTGGAAAAAAGAACGCCTTGGCTTTCCCACCTTAACGATGGGTTGAAAAACCTTCTTGAAGACGTCTATCACTATGGTTGTCGAAAGCACATGCAGCGCTATCTTGATGAGTTTTGTTTTCGGTTTAATATCGAGGGGGCTTCTCAAAGGTTTGAAGAGCTTTTAAGAAGGCTTGGCAAACGTCGCCAGCTTCTCCCGTGGAAAAAGCTGGTGACTGAGCCGCTTATTCTTCCCATCTGGGCGTAG
- a CDS encoding carotenoid biosynthesis protein, with protein sequence MNKIMKNPWFLLGIPALLYAVGIVGHLWKPTFPLMMVLTPWFLGITGVWVVLPSVIEGKGRFLLWFGISFVGTFALEAIGVATGKIFGSYHYGEVLGFGFFGVPLVIGFTWTLVVLGFLQAIEVLPWQRLRPFLGIVFTALGAVVFDWIMEPLAMGLGYWYWAGNVIPLQNYIAWGVIAGGSAMLYYLLGVQVKNRILTGYLLIQMLFFVALRLGGLGV encoded by the coding sequence ATGAATAAAATTATGAAAAATCCCTGGTTTTTGCTGGGAATACCTGCTCTTTTGTATGCTGTTGGGATAGTTGGCCATCTCTGGAAGCCCACATTTCCCTTGATGATGGTTTTGACGCCGTGGTTTCTTGGGATTACAGGGGTATGGGTTGTTTTGCCTTCTGTTATTGAAGGGAAGGGTCGCTTTTTGTTGTGGTTTGGTATTTCATTTGTTGGGACGTTTGCTCTGGAGGCTATTGGGGTGGCTACGGGAAAGATTTTTGGAAGTTATCATTATGGAGAGGTTTTGGGATTTGGTTTTTTTGGAGTGCCTTTGGTGATAGGATTCACATGGACTTTGGTGGTGCTTGGTTTTCTTCAGGCTATAGAAGTACTTCCTTGGCAAAGATTACGACCTTTTCTTGGGATTGTCTTTACAGCCCTGGGAGCGGTGGTGTTTGATTGGATTATGGAACCTCTGGCTATGGGATTGGGATACTGGTATTGGGCGGGAAATGTGATTCCTCTTCAAAATTATATTGCCTGGGGAGTGATTGCGGGTGGTTCTGCCATGCTGTATTATCTCTTAGGGGTTCAGGTGAAGAATCGTATTCTGACGGGGTATCTTCTCATCCAGATGCTGTTTTTTGTTGCCTTGCGGCTGGGAGGATTGGGGGTGTAG
- a CDS encoding phytoene desaturase family protein has product MKKVAVIGAGMGGLAVAARLARMGWQVDVFEKRSGPGGKNFEQTWDGFRMDAGPSLLTMVEVFEELFHFCGKRFSDYCTPVKLDPICHYWFDDGSRTFAPGSVEKFIEHFFHLGWAPKENIQRFFRRAKKLYGIGGNLFLYKSLQEMDTYLSFSGMKSLVQLWRMDVFRAMHEAHLRSFDDGRMVQLFDRYATYNGSNPFQAPATLDIIPYVEYSGGGWAVREGIHALATALERLGKELGVRFFYNTPVERIWAEGKMVKGIFKEGKKISYDLVVSNADVYQTYRMLGCSDGRWIKRYRKLEPSSSGFVFYWGVDQSFPELGVHNIFFSADYRKEFEDIFVRKVLPEDPTVYINITSKVNPEDAPAGCENWFILINTPPHRGQNWEEMKDALRERILLRLEKSLGKSVRSHIVLEKTLTPADIERETGSTFGSIYGISSNSWNAAFLRHPNRSSEYQRLYLVGGSVHPGGGMPLVLLSAKIASELIEKYEKG; this is encoded by the coding sequence ATGAAAAAGGTTGCTGTGATTGGTGCTGGCATGGGGGGCCTCGCCGTTGCGGCTCGCCTCGCTCGAATGGGGTGGCAGGTGGATGTTTTTGAAAAGAGGAGTGGTCCTGGAGGGAAAAACTTTGAGCAGACATGGGATGGTTTTCGAATGGATGCGGGACCAAGCCTTCTGACTATGGTTGAGGTTTTTGAGGAGCTTTTTCATTTTTGTGGAAAGCGGTTTTCTGATTATTGTACGCCGGTGAAACTGGATCCCATTTGTCATTACTGGTTTGATGATGGTTCGCGCACTTTTGCTCCAGGATCAGTAGAAAAGTTTATTGAACATTTTTTTCATCTTGGGTGGGCTCCCAAAGAGAACATACAACGGTTCTTTCGCCGAGCTAAAAAACTCTACGGGATAGGGGGAAATCTTTTTTTGTACAAGAGTCTCCAGGAGATGGATACCTATCTCTCTTTTTCAGGGATGAAAAGTCTCGTGCAACTCTGGCGGATGGATGTTTTTCGTGCGATGCATGAGGCTCATCTTCGTTCGTTTGACGATGGGCGAATGGTTCAACTTTTTGATCGGTATGCTACCTATAATGGCTCAAATCCCTTTCAGGCTCCGGCAACGCTTGATATTATCCCCTATGTGGAGTATTCCGGGGGAGGATGGGCTGTTCGTGAGGGTATTCATGCTCTGGCAACCGCCCTTGAGAGACTTGGCAAAGAATTAGGGGTGAGGTTTTTCTACAATACTCCTGTAGAGCGGATATGGGCGGAAGGAAAGATGGTAAAGGGTATCTTCAAAGAGGGAAAGAAGATTTCTTACGATCTTGTTGTGTCAAATGCTGATGTGTACCAGACCTATCGGATGCTTGGATGTTCTGATGGACGATGGATAAAACGTTACAGGAAACTTGAGCCATCTTCGTCTGGTTTTGTTTTTTATTGGGGCGTGGATCAAAGCTTCCCGGAGCTGGGGGTGCATAATATCTTTTTTTCGGCAGATTACCGCAAAGAGTTTGAGGATATCTTTGTAAGAAAGGTTCTTCCTGAAGATCCTACGGTGTATATTAATATTACCAGTAAGGTTAATCCAGAGGATGCGCCTGCTGGTTGTGAAAACTGGTTTATTCTCATTAATACGCCTCCTCATCGAGGGCAAAATTGGGAAGAAATGAAGGATGCTCTTCGGGAAAGGATTCTTCTTCGTCTTGAAAAATCGCTTGGGAAATCTGTTCGTTCTCATATTGTTCTGGAAAAAACACTGACACCTGCCGATATTGAACGAGAAACAGGGAGTACGTTTGGAAGTATCTATGGGATTTCTTCTAATTCATGGAATGCTGCTTTTCTCCGTCATCCAAATCGGAGTTCTGAGTACCAAAGACTGTATCTGGTTGGTGGGTCAGTCCATCCGGGGGGTGGGATGCCCCTGGTTTTGCTTTCGGCTAAGATAGCCTCTGAACTTATAGAGAAATATGAAAAGGGGTAG
- a CDS encoding lycopene cyclase domain-containing protein — translation MKKWMYVIIPIFAAFVPLVLSFDEKVHFARYWIPYVVSALSVGVVYLVWDVLAVWKGHWRFNDEYVGKWRLFHLPLGEYLFFVCIPYACLFLYEVGVAYFGNDQLLPWEGWWSWLLGGVSIVFAWFMRRRGYTVFALFSAAVFFVLQGMLFPGLLGHTGFLFFLALSTVGFLVVDGLYTSLPTIFYNTTANTNVRLFTIPVEDFVYNISHLGLVLLVYLQVKSWIGL, via the coding sequence ATGAAAAAATGGATGTATGTGATTATTCCTATCTTTGCTGCTTTTGTTCCTCTTGTGTTGAGTTTTGATGAGAAGGTGCATTTTGCGCGTTACTGGATACCTTATGTTGTTTCTGCTCTCTCTGTGGGAGTGGTTTATCTTGTCTGGGATGTGCTGGCCGTATGGAAGGGACATTGGCGTTTCAATGATGAGTATGTGGGAAAGTGGAGGCTTTTTCATCTTCCACTGGGGGAATATCTCTTTTTTGTGTGTATTCCCTATGCGTGTCTTTTCCTTTATGAGGTAGGCGTAGCTTATTTTGGCAATGATCAGCTCCTGCCTTGGGAGGGATGGTGGTCGTGGCTTCTTGGCGGCGTAAGTATTGTTTTTGCCTGGTTTATGCGAAGACGTGGGTATACAGTTTTTGCACTTTTCTCAGCGGCGGTATTTTTTGTGTTGCAGGGGATGTTGTTTCCAGGTCTTTTGGGGCACACGGGTTTTTTGTTTTTTCTGGCTTTGAGTACGGTCGGTTTTTTGGTTGTTGATGGTTTGTATACCAGTCTGCCTACGATTTTTTATAATACGACGGCCAATACGAATGTTCGTCTGTTCACGATTCCTGTTGAGGATTTTGTGTATAATATCAGTCATCTGGGGTTGGTGCTTCTTGTCTATCTTCAAGTAAAATCATGGATAGGCTTATGA
- a CDS encoding phytoene desaturase family protein — protein sequence MKKKLPSLEHHNLYFSREWDKHFDQIFKKPGWPENPCFYLSAISLTDPEMAPHGCENLFLLIPIAAGLEDTDSQREIYVNKALEHVERVTGESIRPFIEVQRVFTVRDFENDYHAYKGTALGIAHTLFQTAIFRPAHKSKKVKNLYYTGQYTHPGVGVPMCLISSEIVMKELEREGL from the coding sequence GTGAAAAAGAAGCTTCCCTCCCTTGAGCACCACAATCTCTATTTTAGCCGTGAGTGGGACAAGCATTTTGATCAGATCTTTAAAAAACCTGGTTGGCCGGAGAATCCCTGTTTCTACCTCTCGGCTATAAGTCTTACTGATCCTGAAATGGCACCTCACGGATGTGAAAACCTCTTTCTTTTGATTCCCATTGCTGCTGGTTTAGAGGATACGGACAGTCAGCGAGAGATCTACGTAAACAAGGCTCTTGAGCATGTGGAACGGGTAACAGGGGAATCCATTCGACCATTTATTGAGGTTCAGAGGGTTTTCACGGTTCGAGATTTTGAGAACGATTATCATGCCTATAAGGGAACGGCTCTTGGAATTGCTCATACACTTTTCCAGACGGCAATATTTCGTCCAGCGCATAAGTCTAAAAAGGTGAAAAACCTTTACTATACGGGACAATACACTCATCCAGGCGTAGGGGTTCCCATGTGTCTTATCTCTTCGGAGATTGTGATGAAGGAACTCGAAAGAGAGGGCCTATGA
- a CDS encoding phytoene desaturase family protein: MKKRVIVIGAGYAGLSMAAFLASRGHEVEVLEKNPEIGGRARLWEDKGYKFDMGPSWYLMPEVFERFFKLFGKDINDYLTIHKLKTYYKVFYEGHEPVRITEDFEKTKALFESFEPNGAKKLVSYMEKAEYKYKTAMSEFVYKEYKSIFDFFNWKILTEGLKLDIFATLDSFVRKYFTDICARQILEYAMVFLGASPANAPALYSIMSHVDLKLGVWFPKGGMNAVAQAIAKLATEHGAKVRTGIEVKKILVENGRAVGVLTDEGTLPADLVINSGDYAWGETKLLEPEYQTYKPRFWEKRTMAPSMFIVYLGGEKEASLP, from the coding sequence ATGAAGAAAAGGGTTATTGTGATTGGGGCTGGGTATGCGGGGCTTTCTATGGCCGCATTTCTTGCTTCACGTGGACACGAAGTTGAAGTTCTGGAGAAAAATCCTGAAATTGGCGGGAGGGCTCGTCTCTGGGAAGATAAAGGCTACAAGTTTGACATGGGGCCATCGTGGTACCTTATGCCTGAGGTTTTTGAGCGTTTTTTTAAGCTTTTTGGCAAAGATATCAACGATTATCTTACCATTCATAAACTTAAAACCTACTACAAGGTGTTTTATGAAGGGCATGAACCGGTGCGTATTACCGAAGATTTTGAGAAAACAAAGGCTCTCTTTGAGAGTTTTGAACCCAATGGGGCAAAAAAACTTGTGTCTTATATGGAAAAAGCCGAGTACAAATACAAAACTGCCATGTCTGAGTTTGTGTACAAAGAGTACAAATCGATTTTTGATTTCTTTAACTGGAAAATTTTGACAGAGGGCCTGAAACTGGATATTTTTGCCACGCTGGATAGTTTTGTAAGAAAATATTTTACGGATATTTGTGCCAGACAGATTCTTGAGTATGCGATGGTTTTTCTCGGTGCAAGCCCTGCGAATGCTCCAGCGCTGTACTCTATTATGAGTCATGTAGACCTGAAGCTTGGTGTGTGGTTTCCTAAAGGGGGAATGAATGCTGTGGCGCAGGCTATTGCAAAACTTGCGACAGAGCATGGGGCAAAGGTGCGAACAGGAATTGAAGTGAAAAAAATCCTGGTAGAAAATGGTCGGGCTGTGGGGGTACTTACCGATGAAGGCACACTTCCCGCTGATCTTGTGATCAACTCCGGGGATTATGCCTGGGGAGAGACAAAACTTCTTGAACCCGAATATCAGACCTACAAGCCCCGTTTCTGGGAAAAACGAACCATGGCACCTTCGATGTTTATCGTGTATCTTGGGGGTGAAAAAGAAGCTTCCCTCCCTTGA
- a CDS encoding DUF4256 domain-containing protein, translating into MRILEKRFISHPHRHENILWENVMARLTDEKLSSLLKMEISGGEPDVIGYDEKSESFVFCDCAPESPVGRRSLCYDDIALEKRRQARPQGSVLGMCEQMGIELLDEVWYRRLQQTGEYDTKTSSWILTPKDIREKGGALFGDRRYGHVFIYHNSAESYYSSRGFRGLLKV; encoded by the coding sequence ATGAGAATTCTGGAAAAGAGATTTATCAGCCATCCCCATCGCCACGAGAATATCCTCTGGGAAAATGTGATGGCGAGACTCACTGATGAGAAACTCTCATCTCTTCTGAAGATGGAGATTTCAGGGGGAGAACCTGATGTGATTGGTTATGATGAAAAGAGTGAAAGCTTTGTTTTTTGTGACTGTGCCCCCGAAAGTCCTGTTGGAAGAAGAAGTCTCTGCTATGATGATATCGCCCTTGAGAAACGCAGGCAAGCTCGACCTCAGGGAAGTGTTCTGGGAATGTGTGAGCAAATGGGTATAGAGCTTTTGGATGAAGTTTGGTATCGACGTCTCCAGCAGACGGGAGAGTATGATACGAAAACCTCGAGCTGGATACTTACTCCAAAGGATATACGGGAAAAGGGTGGGGCACTCTTTGGGGATAGACGTTATGGTCATGTGTTTATCTATCATAATAGTGCTGAATCTTACTATAGTTCGAGAGGTTTTCGAGGACTGTTAAAGGTGTAG
- a CDS encoding ATP-dependent 6-phosphofructokinase, whose protein sequence is MVYNNQRKIEKKEKSMKLPFDAPSWVQELMEEDLTIERLGTCHYTSPFENMIQETGFIPDDERVVAITDKGLIEKFIQHDIPIPSFEKAGPRRKVFFEPGETVSGIVTCGGICPGLNSVIRSIVMMNYYRYNNKRIYGFRYGYAGLVKENGYDVQLLTPEIVETIHTDGGTILGTSRGNQDPVKMVDRLQELNIDILYTIGGDGTLRGAQQIAEEIARRGLKIAIVGIPKTIDNDISYIDRSFGFETAFSEACDAIYAAHTEAKAHDNGIGIVKVMGRDSGFIAAHATIATNEPNFCLIPEVDFDLDGSNGFLSHLTRRLLKRKHAVIVVAEGAGQKFFTNDKEEYDASGNKKLKDIGLYLKQKISEHLTKHHISHSIKYIDPSYTIRSRPPTPNDSIFCSQLAQAAVHAGMSGRTNVLVGYYQGNFTYIPIDIATRRRKKIDTNSSLWTSVLETTGQPVAMVNS, encoded by the coding sequence ATGGTTTACAATAACCAAAGAAAAATAGAAAAGAAGGAGAAATCCATGAAACTCCCCTTTGATGCTCCGTCATGGGTTCAGGAGCTGATGGAAGAGGATCTTACCATCGAGAGACTTGGAACATGTCATTATACCTCTCCTTTTGAGAATATGATTCAGGAGACGGGGTTTATTCCTGATGACGAGAGGGTTGTGGCTATTACGGACAAAGGGCTCATTGAAAAGTTTATCCAGCATGACATCCCTATTCCCTCTTTTGAAAAGGCTGGGCCACGGCGCAAAGTGTTTTTTGAGCCAGGGGAAACGGTTTCTGGGATTGTTACCTGTGGAGGAATATGTCCGGGGCTTAACTCGGTGATTCGTTCGATTGTGATGATGAACTACTATCGGTATAACAACAAAAGAATATATGGTTTTCGTTATGGGTATGCAGGGCTTGTGAAAGAAAATGGTTACGATGTTCAGCTTTTAACTCCCGAGATAGTTGAAACTATTCACACCGATGGAGGAACCATCCTTGGAACTTCGAGGGGGAATCAGGATCCTGTAAAGATGGTAGACAGGCTTCAGGAACTGAATATTGATATCCTCTACACAATCGGGGGAGATGGGACACTCCGGGGGGCACAGCAGATTGCCGAAGAGATCGCCAGACGAGGTCTCAAGATCGCTATTGTTGGTATTCCTAAGACAATTGATAACGATATCTCGTATATTGACCGTTCGTTTGGGTTTGAAACAGCCTTTTCCGAGGCGTGTGATGCGATCTATGCCGCTCATACGGAAGCGAAAGCTCATGACAACGGTATTGGGATTGTCAAGGTGATGGGAAGAGACTCAGGGTTTATTGCTGCTCATGCGACCATCGCTACAAATGAACCAAACTTTTGTCTTATCCCTGAGGTGGATTTTGATCTCGATGGGTCCAATGGGTTTCTTTCCCATCTGACCAGGAGGCTTTTAAAACGCAAACATGCCGTGATCGTTGTGGCAGAGGGAGCGGGTCAGAAATTTTTTACCAATGATAAAGAAGAGTACGATGCTTCGGGGAACAAAAAGCTTAAAGATATAGGTCTTTACCTTAAGCAAAAGATAAGCGAACATCTTACAAAGCATCATATTTCCCATTCTATTAAGTATATCGATCCAAGTTATACGATTCGTAGCCGTCCCCCTACTCCCAATGATTCCATCTTTTGTTCTCAATTAGCTCAGGCAGCTGTTCATGCAGGTATGAGTGGTCGTACGAATGTGTTGGTAGGGTATTATCAGGGGAATTTTACGTATATCCCTATAGATATAGCTACCCGTCGTCGAAAAAAGATTGATACCAATTCTTCTCTCTGGACATCGGTGCTTGAAACAACAGGCCAACCTGTTGCGATGGTCAATAGCTGA
- a CDS encoding metal-dependent transcriptional regulator encodes MTQSLEDYIEAIYILSRETGYTRVKGIAEKLHVSRPSVIQALKHLSENGFITQERYGYIHLTETGKQTATQVLKRHQTLTQFLITLGVSPEVAEKDACRIEHVVSQETMNTIEKFLHSQTKPKKRK; translated from the coding sequence ATGACGCAAAGCCTCGAAGACTACATCGAAGCCATTTATATTCTTTCGAGAGAAACAGGTTATACCCGCGTGAAAGGTATAGCCGAAAAGCTCCATGTTTCCAGACCCTCCGTCATCCAAGCGCTCAAACACTTAAGCGAAAACGGTTTTATCACTCAGGAACGCTATGGCTACATTCACCTCACGGAAACCGGGAAACAAACGGCAACTCAAGTACTCAAACGACACCAAACCCTCACCCAATTTCTCATCACGCTTGGGGTCTCTCCTGAAGTAGCCGAAAAAGATGCCTGTCGTATCGAACATGTGGTGAGCCAGGAAACCATGAACACCATCGAAAAATTTCTTCATTCACAGACAAAACCAAAGAAAAGAAAGTAA